The Rhododendron vialii isolate Sample 1 chromosome 3a, ASM3025357v1 nucleotide sequence TGGTCGACCACCAGCCAATTTCCCATTCATCTTCTCCTTGGCCAGTTCAGCTTCCTGCATTCTCACTTTAAAAGTGGAAATCAGGATTTGTCCAAAAATGGAGAAACTATAAATTCAAAACTTACCTCGATTGTGCTAAACTGAATAAAACTTACCTCTTTTGTGCTAAATTGAACAAAAGCAAACCCACGAGGCTCCCCACGTTTTCGCCCACGAGTATGCCACAAGAAGTCCTCAGCTACAATCTTTCCATATGGAGAGAACATTTTAATCAAAGCGCCCCTATGGAAAACAAAGTTTTAGTAAAGCAAGTAGAAGCTATAAATTTCCACTGAAATACTAAACAAAGGTATCAATTCAACAGGTTGTCCGTACTCTGATATTCGCATATCAAGGTTGCCAATATAGAGTCTGCATTCACTTTTTTCATCCCCAAAGCTATTGGGGTCCTGCACCCACACATTACAAAAAGTCAAATTGGGAACTCTCATAAGAAGCAAGATGCAACACAGCCAAGTCACACTTCCAGGCTAAAATTACCGCACAACTCAACTCCTCGTCTCTAGGTTTACAAGCACATTTTTTCCCTTAAACTCAGTATTCATCGTAGAGAATCAATAAAAagctggaaaaaaaatgttgctTCTAAACGCTTAGACTCAATAAACACCCTATGTTTCGCATGCGTACACGTAAATCTGTAAGAGCAAATACAGGCTTTAGCATGATATGGAATGTCTATCCTGTATGCAGCAGCCTGCCAGCCCACACTGCGGAATTGGAGCGGAAGAATGATAGATAACAATACAACTAACGAGTGAAAGCCAAAAGTTACTAAACCCTGGAAAGAGAAATACAATGAGGTGGTGAAAAAAACCAGCACACATGCCTCCCCTCAGTACAACAGTATCGAGCCAAACTGTAAATTCATCAAAGCAAATCccaaagaaaatcaaaagaacTAAAGCAAGGAAAAACAGCAACAGATCACCAGCCTTCTCATCAGTAGCCAAATAAAAAACATTAATTCTTTGAACTAGTCTACCAATTTGTTGGCACGACTGAAAAGGGAATAAAGCTGGTGAGGAATTCCACTTATGCAAATGTGTGATGTAAGTATGCGTATGCTTAGAGCCCAATAAGACTGAAAGTTCATACCATGCTGCAGCAAAAGCAATCCTACGATAACTGAAGTCCCCTAGGCACGCTGCACGAGCGGGCAGTTTTCTGCAATTGTGTATCAAGGTTGAAGGAACCTGCAGTAGAGAAATTATAGAAGGACAACATGTGTTTTTCCATCAAGTTCAACTACGCAAAATTAAGTTCAAAGGGTTCATATATTTTCTCAACCAAATCAGAAGCTAACAACTATAGCACACCAAGTCATAGCTCTTCATCTTCCAACAGTATTGTTTTACAATGCATCAAAGCAAAACCATGAGCATTGTTTGGGTAAGTTGTCCAAGATAAAAGGGCTACTTTGAATTCAAACTGCATTTAACAAATTTACTAAGACTGCCTATGCTACTCTCTCAAAAATTGTGATACTAAATACTTAAATCATCATACTTCGAGAAGTAAATCCACGCTTTTGACTGCTATgtgaaaaaataagtttttcagACATCCCAGACTCAAGCATCTTACTCTTCCAACACCAACCATCAATTAGTGTCTTAGCCTTCGAGTTCCCAGCACACTACGTCCTAGGCACATATGTACAAGAACTGGACAAGCCAGTGAGTTGGAATATCCCATAGCAAGTCTTCAGTGGTAAAATTAGTCTGGAGCTTCCTATGTGTGCCAAGGAATCATTATACCACAACTATTCATCTGTGCCGATATAATTGGAAGATTAACGAAAATCACCaacagaaaaaaaggaaaaggaatgaAAAACACTTCCCAACATCTCAACTGCGCAAGAGCATCCCCCGCGGTGAAATGACCTAGAGACACTACATCCCCTATTGCTCACAGACTATCCATTATGTACGCAAATATGATCCTCAAATAGTCGGTAAATGCCTTTAAAAATCTCTTAAACAATCCTTTTGAATGCCAAATCTATTCTGTGTTGGGGACCATCAACTAATGTCTCCATAAAGTGATTTCTTTTCCTAACGTGAACCCAGAAAGATTGTCCGGTTAGGAAAACGAGAACTAACAAATAATCcctttttttcgaaaaaaaaattcgaacttTTGGCTTCTAGTTACTAAAAATCAAGGAGTACTCAAtcaaaaaagttcaaattttttgtgatAAAACTCTACTTTTCTAAAGCATATTGTGGACCGGACAATCTCTTTTGGACGGACAGAGCAGTAGAAAGTAGATCCATGTACTCCATAGAGCGTGCTCCCGTCCCCACGTAGGGTGCATCGCGAGTATTTGTGACTGAACACaggtatatatatgtgtgcatGCATCTCTAACAAAACTATGCAAAAAACACAGGAATATACGGGAACTAATAGTTCAAATATCAAATTTTTAGGGAGAGAGGGGAAACCCTAACGCACATATAAGATTCAATGAGGAGCGTACACCGTAACAGCAGCTCTAATACCCAAGACCCTCTTACCGATTGCTGGACTGTGTGTCGAAGTTTTGTAGATGACCGCTGATTGTCAAGCGGAAATTCGTGGTTGAACAAAATTTCTCTGATGACCTCAATCGGCTTCGGGAAGATCGAAGGAGGAGAAATCACACCAACAAACGTCCACACTTTTCCCAGAGGCGCTTTCCTTGGCTTTGTGGGTCACCCATACCGTTACAAGAAAGAAGTCCGGGCACGGCCCAATATTTATTGAGCCCATTAGGTTTATGATTAATTGATTATGGTAACTGAGATAAGGTAAATTATGACCTTGTTACATTAGCgacttttaggatttttttcaattttttccttatttgaattttcgaggcgaatcgaaaaaataaaaaagtgaggggttaaactaaaaaatgcgaaaaaaattcaaataaggacaaaattgaaaaaagtccaaaaaattgCTAATGGAATGGGGTCTAAGTCCCGTTTCgctaatttttattattatttaagtatttattttttactttttaaaaaagatcaTCTTTTCACAATATATTATTTTTCACTCATTCCCCCTAGCGGACTGGGGCCTTGGTCTACAAAACTACCTCAAAAGCCCAAATGTTTTTCTTGGAACTAGGCTGGAGTTGGAAGGAATTAGAACAAATTTGTTGTGCCGGCCCGTAAAGCGCTTcgttttttaaataaataaagaaggtTAAAAGTCCAAAGATAATACATATAAGTATTAAATGGGAGTGCACACGTTTTGGATTGGTCCAGTtctctaaaaaataagtaatcggaccatttcaaacggtttaaaaaaattgaaaatcagaatctaaccaatatatgcatgaaacctaaccagaaccaatcCGTAAGACCGGTCTAGTTTTGGTTCTGTTCCGATTCTATCAAATAAGCATCCAAatacttattcacaaaatatgaacttataaaattaaaaaaataggaagaTAATGTGTGGAATAGGAAatgaatgaagaaaataaaaactttcctaacaaataagatttcatctctaaataaattaagagtagcaaggaaaagattaacctaccaaattcaaatacatatttaattacacacacaggtatttctatatttatcttggttttaaacggtccggttcagttctaaccacggttcattaattgagaaccaataaccgaaccaaaattgacggttcttatttttttagaaccataacctgaccgtagAACCGGACCAAATAGGACGGTTTGGTCCAAATCGGATCGGTTTTTGCGATTCAgacggttttcttgaacaccctaAATACTATTAAATGTGTTTTCAGTCAGCAATTGCATAGGTGTTTGGGTGAATGAAATTACCCTTATGtcccttattcaaaaaaaaattgtgttttcagaataaggctccgttccggaaacgaaAAAAaccccttattttttaagaaggtaatttcaagttaaaaaattatgaatttattaaaatctaaaaatatgtaatatggatcttatttgaaagatctcatcaaggtcttttatacgatgcaaaaaaaaattaaaaatttatttttcatttatattatttttgagtttgaaaatgtaaaataagctgtttattttttaagaaggtttttggaacgGAGACTAACGGCCCTGttctagaaaccttcttaaaaaataagcagcttatttcacattttcaaactcaaaaataatataaataaaaataattttttaattttttttgcatcgtataaaagatctcaatgagatgtttcaaacaagatccatattgcatatttttagatttcaacaagcccataatttttgagcatgaaattgccttcttaaaaaataaggggtttttttttctgttctggaacggggcctaactaCTTATCTAACAtccaaaatctttaaattaaCGTTGCAATAGTCAATTAGTCATTATAGAATTCAAACAAAAGTCTTTTGCCTATTCCTACTTTGCATATGGGAATAAAAAACGTACAATTACGAGATATCTGGCTTTACGTGCTTTTATTGAACCTGTCCTtgcctattttttcaattcctagTAGGATTGAAAAGACCATGAGAGACAACAATAATGTGACTTCATATTATTTCATTTCTAATTTAGTACTCCATTGTAAATTCCGGAGAAGAATTAAAAGTTTTATTTCCCACCATAAAAGCATCCGAAcggaaaattaatttatttggctttactttttgttatccctttggtactttttttttgggttattttctcttaattttattATATTCAGGCCAAAATTTTTTATTAGTCGTTCGTCAAGAGATTTGGCAActtattatataaaaataaaggAATTTGATTTTTGCGCTCAATTTTTTACTGATGGCAtttcactttgttcatgaagttactccactttgttcatgaactacgagtaacttcacgttaaaagtggagtGAGAAAATCAGTTTCCAAAAATAAACTAGGTAAAAAATTCGACTCTTCTCTTGTtaaatttttatcaaatttttatacCTTTTTGATTTATCTAGTCAAACTGAACTGAACGATAAATCCACTAAATTTGGCTCAAATGCAGTAATACTCAACTCAAGGGAAACTACAACACGGGCACCGGGTgaagaaaaagtgcaaaaagtgaTCCACCTTTGCCGTTCCGAATTATTTTAGACGAGACTCCCCACCCGTATTTTATTTGACCCAAGTCTTGAACCAATTGAAAAAAGATACCGTAGTAAGCAAAAAAGTGTATCCACATATAATAATGCTATGTACATTCTTACAAATCATTGAATCAATCTTCCACCACAAATCTCTCATATATGTGTCAGTTTTATGGATCCCGCGTCCCTGCAGTGAGTTTCCCTGGCTGTCAATTGCAGCCCCtcaaaacaacgtcgttttgaGAGCGTTTTGAGAATCACACGTGAGCCCCTCAGGCTCTGACCCAGCCccactccattctctctctctctctctctctctccaacaccCCTTTGTCATTTTCTGTGTTCTTCTCcaacttttcttcctccacctcaCACTTCAACACCATGAAATTTTTTCCGTCTGCTCCAAAGAGGTACATGAGCAACAAATATTACCAAAGAAGAACCAGAACAATCTGCGTAATCAAATTAAACAGTTGATTTGAAGACAAATTACAGATCTAAGTaatgaaagaagaagataaaaaaaaaaagtaaagaaagaaGATCTGACTTCTGAGTAATAGATTTGTATGGATTCAATAAGGAACACAAGACTTCATGGACATAAGACGGGTTCTCTCTCCTTTCACACTTACAAGAATCGAATGTTTTCCTTCTCAAATGAAGTTCTTAGACTCATTTTTTCATGTGAGTTACTGATTCAGAATAAATTTCCCTGGTAAAATCCTTTTGCATGATGAAAAAACTAAATCAGAGATAAGGGAAACGATTTTTCATTATGTAGTACTCCATTAGTGTATTTGTAGTACTCCATTAGTGTATTTTCCATTAGTCCTTGGAGAAGAAaacgaagaggagagagagaataggcggggtgtgagagagagagagagaggagagggtgGGGCTGGGAGGGCTCACGTGTTGTTTAGCTGTGATTCTCAAATTGCCCCCAAATGccctcaaaacgacgtcgttttgagggGCTGCAATTGACAGTGAGTTTCCCTCACTGCAGGGACGCGGGATCCCAGTTTTATacatttaggccccgttctagaaatctttttaaaaaataaacagcttatttcacattttcaaactcaaaaataatataaataaaaaaaaatttaaaaatctttttaaaaaataaacagcttatttcacattttcaaactcaaaaataatataaataaaaaaaatttaaattttttttgcaccgtattaaaaatcttgatgagatctatcaaacaagatccatataggtaggaaaattatttgcgtaaacatattacttttaagcttgaaattgccttcttaaaaaataagtacttattttatgttCCGAAACGAGGCCTTACTCCCCCTGTTCTATTTTGTTTGTCCGTATTAGTTTTCCATCGTTTATATGTTTCAATACGAatctctaaaaatatgcaatatgaatcttgttttaaACAGTAATTCTCAATTAAGTCCATAACGCAAAAAGTTTTCcaatattatgaaaaacattatagattagGACATATAAGCATTTTAAGAACAATACGAATAACAAAAATGCACaaacaaaatagaacaaaaagaGAATTAATATTGACACTCCTCAAATTGCTAACCACACCCCAAATTGAGAATCACTTCCAGTATTAAATGAACCTCACACGTACATGAGAAAAGTGTagtctaaggccatccacagtggtataattaaaaaaggataaccaaaagttgacacatcagcttttgattattcaattaagatgttgctaagtttaccaatgttgagcttcacaatggtcacttttaattcataaccaaaataaggggttcACTATAAtttcacacactctctctccccctctatTTTtcgccattcacttccctccatttactgttttttttttgagaaaaatatatcgatttcttcttttaattttgggaaaaaatcggTGATTTTCTTCCCTcatattataaattttttttggggaaaaaaaatagaaacgagaaagaagagtgaaataccttaatccggcgacgatgagTTGAttaattgtagatgatcgagagatatgagtttcagtTTTGGAGggaagaaagagagataatTCGTGGgtaaagtgaagaagatatagagttggcgaagaaaagaagaagaaaatatcagttgaaacacgtgtgtatacgAATTTTGGAACTAGCTAACTTATGTGATGTGGAGttcacaaattttaattattgaaaaatgttgctaattttggttattcaaaagctcaaaatttgattatttctaaggatattgttaagtttgattataccattatgaACTATTTTTTGCATCAACATTAttaattttaataataattAACTTTTACTTATACCATCGTAAATTGCCTAAGAAGTTGTCGGTTGAAGCGTTAGTAGATAGATACTACTCCTATTGTACCC carries:
- the LOC131319649 gene encoding uncharacterized protein LOC131319649: MDPNSFGDEKSECRLYIGNLDMRISEGALIKMFSPYGKIVAEDFLWHTRGRKRGEPRGFAFVQFSTKEEAELAKEKMNGKLAGGRPLVVRLASEKNLVETTETSSKPIGVAKTSSVAVSSSGQTSRSAKIAAIKNKLKAMEEENGGSKKQKQDDGALLSVRTSN